One genomic segment of Paraburkholderia phymatum STM815 includes these proteins:
- a CDS encoding periplasmic heavy metal sensor, whose amino-acid sequence MSARACKFLLVGSLVLNVFLLGGVAGGAYQWFAGHGRPTTAAAQPRALRFAAEELSADRQKQFFTALKEARREAREYAREGREQRREVLRLLAAPQLDRTALDMALNRTRAADIALRSRIEQGVADFAATLSPDERVKFAEGLSERGQWRLPQSPAQGQSQPRQQQEQNQQPATD is encoded by the coding sequence ATGAGCGCACGCGCGTGCAAATTTCTGTTGGTCGGCTCGCTGGTGCTCAATGTGTTCCTGCTCGGCGGCGTTGCGGGCGGCGCGTATCAGTGGTTCGCCGGGCACGGCCGCCCGACGACTGCGGCCGCGCAGCCGCGTGCGTTGCGTTTTGCCGCGGAAGAACTGTCGGCGGATCGTCAGAAGCAGTTCTTCACGGCGCTCAAGGAGGCGCGCCGCGAAGCGCGAGAATACGCGCGCGAGGGCCGTGAGCAGCGGCGCGAGGTGCTGCGTCTGCTGGCTGCGCCGCAACTGGATCGCACGGCGCTCGACATGGCGCTGAACCGCACGCGCGCAGCCGATATCGCGTTGCGCTCGCGGATCGAGCAGGGCGTGGCCGACTTCGCGGCAACCCTGTCGCCCGATGAGCGCGTGAAGTTCGCCGAGGGTCTGAGCGAGCGTGGGCAATGGCGGCTGCCGCAGAGTCCGGCGCAGGGGCAGAGCCAGCCGCGGCAGCAACAGGAACAGAACCAGCAGCCCGCTACCGACTGA
- a CDS encoding RNA polymerase sigma factor, which translates to MSATHAEPRALSERDPDAELLAGVGRQEPAAVRTLVARKLPGLLALATRMLGDRMEAEDVAQEAFMRIWKQAPRWREGEARFDTWLHRVALNLCYDRLRAHREEPADELPDTDDPAAAPDMQLEAQSRDARVRDALAALPARQREALVLSYYQELSNIEAAALMGITVEALESLLARARRSLRAQLAGDGPAGTRTRR; encoded by the coding sequence ATGTCCGCGACGCACGCGGAGCCGCGCGCATTGAGCGAGCGCGATCCGGACGCGGAGCTGCTTGCGGGGGTCGGCAGGCAGGAGCCGGCCGCCGTACGCACGCTTGTCGCGCGCAAGTTGCCGGGCCTGCTGGCGCTCGCCACGCGGATGCTGGGAGACCGTATGGAAGCGGAAGACGTCGCACAGGAAGCGTTCATGCGCATCTGGAAACAGGCGCCGCGCTGGCGCGAAGGCGAGGCGCGTTTCGACACGTGGCTGCATCGCGTGGCGTTGAATCTTTGCTATGACCGCTTGCGCGCGCATCGCGAAGAGCCCGCCGATGAACTGCCCGACACCGACGATCCCGCCGCTGCACCCGACATGCAGCTAGAAGCGCAGTCGCGCGACGCGCGTGTGCGGGACGCGCTTGCCGCGCTGCCCGCGCGCCAGCGCGAGGCGCTCGTGCTGAGCTACTACCAGGAACTGTCGAACATCGAGGCGGCCGCGCTGATGGGCATTACCGTCGAAGCGCTCGAAAGTCTGCTGGCGCGGGCGCGGCGCAGTCTGCGCGCGCAGCTGGCGGGCGACGGTCCTGCCGGGACGAGGACAAGGCGATGA
- a CDS encoding low affinity iron permease family protein, translated as MTHNNWFSTFSTGLSTMAGKPAAFVIAVMLIALWGISGPMFHFSDTWQLVINTSTTIVTFLMVFLIQNTQNRDTAAMQIKLDELIRALDGAHNALLDLEELNEKDLTRFRKRYQQLAEQARGKLRSGGEDTGSPFIDEGDGETDNEAGKNPERRRDTH; from the coding sequence GTGACCCACAACAACTGGTTCTCGACGTTCTCGACAGGTCTTTCAACGATGGCCGGCAAGCCGGCGGCGTTCGTGATCGCCGTGATGCTGATCGCTTTGTGGGGCATCAGCGGGCCGATGTTTCATTTCAGCGATACATGGCAACTGGTGATCAACACATCGACGACGATCGTCACCTTTCTGATGGTCTTCCTGATCCAGAACACGCAGAACCGCGACACGGCCGCGATGCAGATCAAGCTCGACGAGTTGATCCGCGCTCTGGACGGCGCGCATAACGCGCTGCTCGATCTCGAGGAGCTGAATGAAAAGGATCTCACGCGCTTTCGCAAGCGCTACCAGCAACTGGCCGAACAGGCGCGCGGCAAACTGCGCTCTGGCGGCGAGGACACCGGCTCGCCGTTCATCGATGAAGGCGACGGCGAGACGGACAACGAGGCGGGCAAGAATCCCGAACGTCGCCGGGACACGCACTGA
- a CDS encoding AraC family transcriptional regulator, with product MTKATPPVLHDAAAGHSLARHYPRGLRIDPHSHTWAQVLYAVSGVMWVEAGREALVVPPQRAVWLPAGTEHSIRMMSGVDMRNLYFHERAIGHLSARSDVFEINGLLRELIASIAEHEQAQTRDEDYLSAAYRLAMLELTHAPRSSLRIPLPDASDRRLDALCRAVIDNPSNAIGFEQHAAAVGASVRTLARLFTRELGLGFAQWRRQVQLAVAVSGLAEGRPVGGIARELGYLPSSFSDMFRRELGAPPTDFDPHTTLAASAAIKS from the coding sequence ATGACGAAGGCGACTCCGCCCGTCCTGCATGACGCCGCTGCAGGCCATTCGCTCGCGCGGCACTATCCGCGCGGACTGCGCATCGATCCGCACTCGCACACGTGGGCGCAGGTGCTATATGCGGTGTCGGGCGTCATGTGGGTCGAAGCGGGACGCGAAGCGCTCGTCGTGCCGCCGCAGCGCGCCGTATGGCTGCCCGCGGGCACCGAACACTCGATTCGCATGATGAGCGGCGTCGATATGCGCAATCTGTACTTCCATGAACGCGCCATCGGTCATCTGAGCGCGCGCAGCGACGTGTTCGAGATCAACGGTTTGCTGCGCGAGCTGATTGCGTCGATCGCCGAACACGAGCAGGCGCAGACTCGCGACGAAGACTATCTGAGCGCCGCGTACCGGCTCGCGATGCTCGAACTCACGCACGCCCCTCGCTCGTCGCTGCGCATTCCGCTGCCCGACGCTTCGGACCGGCGGCTCGACGCGCTATGCCGCGCGGTGATCGACAATCCATCGAATGCGATCGGCTTCGAGCAGCATGCGGCAGCCGTCGGCGCGAGCGTGCGGACGCTGGCGCGGCTCTTTACGCGCGAACTGGGCCTCGGCTTCGCGCAGTGGCGCCGCCAGGTTCAACTGGCCGTCGCGGTGTCGGGACTTGCCGAAGGACGCCCCGTCGGCGGCATCGCGCGTGAACTCGGCTACCTGCCGAGCAGTTTCAGCGACATGTTCCGCCGTGAGCTCGGCGCGCCGCCGACCGACTTCGATCCGCACACGACGCTGGCTGCATCCGCTGCAATAAAGTCGTGA
- a CDS encoding DUF1330 domain-containing protein, which produces MSKGYWVTSYRKTNDAAALAAYAQLALPAITAAGGKFIVRGAAEEAREQGLKERTVVIEFPTYEQAVAAYDSPEYKKALAALGNAAERDLRIVRGAE; this is translated from the coding sequence ATGAGCAAGGGATACTGGGTCACCTCCTACCGCAAGACGAACGACGCAGCAGCGCTGGCCGCCTATGCGCAACTGGCGCTGCCCGCGATCACCGCGGCCGGTGGCAAGTTCATCGTGCGCGGCGCCGCCGAAGAGGCGCGCGAACAAGGCTTGAAGGAGCGCACCGTCGTGATCGAATTCCCGACGTACGAGCAGGCCGTCGCGGCCTACGACAGCCCCGAATACAAGAAGGCGCTGGCCGCATTGGGCAATGCTGCGGAGCGCGATCTGCGGATCGTGCGCGGCGCGGAATAA